A single window of Bradyrhizobium daqingense DNA harbors:
- a CDS encoding circularly permuted type 2 ATP-grasp protein: MGEGAAEQDDKAGRAKGQREGQRRLAQWVRDYRRLPGIPDEFLGPDGAPRAVWSRFFDAFGALAPDEAERRFAMADRHLREAGVTYRAPGDSADRPWSLSHLPLLIDEADWRQLSAGITQRAELLELVLRDIYGEGRLVAEGALPAAAIAGSPEYLRPVCGVPPPGGRYLSIYAADVGRGPDGRWWVLGDRTQAPSGAGYALENRLVLSRAFSDLYKSMNVPRVAPFFEAFRDSLRARADRDEPRIGVLTPGSFSETYFEHATLARYLGFLLVEGDDLAVSDNRIHIRTVAGLKRLDVLLRRVDSNSLDPLELDASSRLGVPGLIDVLRKDGVVVANMPGSGVPEARALLGFLPALSRRLLGEELKMPHIATWWCGQRSPRDEVLARLDEVAIEGAYRRGVPGFDSNGPVLASELDPSDRQRLVEAITTRGMDYVGQEVVRLSTMPVWEQGQLTPRPFVLRVFAAATPDGWAIMPGGFCRIAEQPDARAVSMGDGARAADVWVVSDKQVSTATLLPATDKVRIRRIAGVLPSRAADNLFWLGRYLERAEATLRLVRALGSPSGPNKGTAASLQSAERIQRLLVAWGAISQTSRTGPGRIVAEALQSEAHFGSALSLVRAAQRTATSLRERLSPDAWQVITEMAERLAYEVEDDDSVVSAAELTLQELASFAGLAQENMNRAAGWRFLDVGRRIERAINTTRFTRQFAYDEAGDEDLDILLTLVDCQITYRSRYLLAPVLAPVRDLAVLDGYNPRSVAFQVTTLNEHIAALPSLKEHGLIEKPQRLAVAMQAMLATAEAEKLEVKTLFALEQDLLSLAEAIGQHYFPHGPNASRPEKLTGLA, encoded by the coding sequence ATGGGCGAGGGCGCAGCCGAACAGGACGACAAGGCCGGCAGGGCGAAAGGCCAGCGTGAAGGCCAGCGCCGGCTCGCGCAATGGGTCCGCGACTATCGCCGCCTGCCCGGCATTCCCGATGAGTTCCTGGGGCCCGACGGCGCCCCGCGCGCGGTCTGGAGCCGCTTCTTTGATGCCTTCGGCGCGCTCGCGCCCGACGAGGCCGAGCGGCGCTTCGCCATGGCCGACCGTCACCTCCGCGAGGCCGGCGTCACCTACCGCGCGCCCGGCGACAGCGCCGACCGGCCGTGGTCGCTGAGCCATCTGCCGCTCCTGATCGACGAAGCCGATTGGCGGCAGCTCTCCGCCGGCATCACCCAGCGCGCCGAGCTGCTCGAGCTCGTGCTGCGCGACATCTATGGCGAGGGCCGTCTCGTCGCCGAGGGCGCGCTGCCGGCCGCCGCGATCGCGGGCAGCCCCGAATATCTCCGCCCCGTCTGCGGCGTGCCGCCGCCGGGCGGGCGCTATCTTTCGATCTACGCCGCCGACGTCGGCCGTGGCCCCGACGGCCGCTGGTGGGTGCTCGGCGACCGCACCCAGGCGCCTTCAGGCGCGGGCTATGCGCTGGAGAACCGCCTCGTGCTCTCGCGCGCCTTCTCCGATCTCTACAAGTCGATGAACGTGCCGCGTGTCGCGCCGTTCTTCGAAGCGTTCCGCGACTCTCTTCGCGCGCGCGCCGATCGCGACGAGCCGCGCATCGGCGTGCTCACCCCCGGCAGCTTCAGCGAGACCTATTTCGAGCATGCGACGCTGGCGCGTTATCTCGGCTTCCTGCTGGTCGAGGGCGACGATCTCGCCGTCAGCGATAACCGCATCCACATCCGTACCGTTGCCGGCCTGAAGCGGCTCGACGTGCTGCTCCGCCGCGTCGATTCCAACTCGCTCGATCCGCTCGAGCTCGATGCCTCCTCGCGGCTCGGGGTGCCCGGCCTGATCGATGTGCTGCGCAAGGACGGCGTCGTCGTCGCCAATATGCCGGGCTCGGGCGTGCCGGAGGCGCGGGCGCTGCTCGGCTTCCTGCCGGCGCTGAGCCGCCGCCTGCTCGGCGAAGAGCTGAAGATGCCGCACATCGCGACCTGGTGGTGCGGCCAGCGGTCCCCGCGCGACGAGGTGCTGGCGCGGCTCGACGAAGTCGCGATCGAAGGCGCCTACCGCCGCGGCGTGCCCGGCTTCGACAGCAATGGTCCGGTGCTCGCGAGCGAGCTCGATCCGAGCGATCGTCAGCGCCTGGTCGAAGCCATCACCACGCGCGGCATGGACTATGTCGGCCAGGAGGTGGTGCGGCTCTCGACCATGCCGGTGTGGGAGCAGGGCCAGCTCACGCCGCGCCCCTTCGTGCTGCGCGTGTTCGCGGCTGCCACGCCCGACGGCTGGGCCATCATGCCCGGCGGCTTCTGCCGGATCGCAGAGCAGCCCGATGCACGCGCGGTGTCGATGGGCGACGGCGCCCGCGCGGCCGACGTCTGGGTCGTCTCCGACAAGCAGGTCTCGACGGCGACGCTGCTGCCGGCGACCGACAAAGTCCGCATCCGCCGCATCGCCGGCGTGCTGCCGAGCCGGGCCGCCGACAATCTGTTCTGGCTCGGCCGCTATCTCGAACGCGCCGAGGCGACGCTGCGCCTGGTGCGCGCACTGGGCTCGCCGAGCGGGCCCAACAAGGGCACCGCCGCCTCGTTGCAATCGGCCGAACGCATCCAGCGCCTGCTGGTGGCCTGGGGCGCGATCTCGCAGACCTCGCGCACTGGGCCCGGCCGCATCGTTGCCGAAGCGCTGCAGAGCGAGGCGCATTTCGGCTCGGCGCTGTCGCTGGTGCGCGCAGCGCAGCGCACCGCGACCTCGCTGCGCGAACGCCTGTCACCCGATGCCTGGCAGGTCATCACCGAGATGGCCGAACGCCTCGCTTACGAGGTCGAGGACGACGACAGCGTGGTCAGCGCCGCCGAGCTGACCTTGCAGGAGCTGGCGAGCTTCGCAGGGCTTGCGCAGGAGAACATGAACCGCGCCGCCGGCTGGCGCTTCCTCGACGTCGGCCGCCGCATCGAGCGCGCCATCAACACCACGCGCTTCACGCGCCAATTCGCCTATGACGAGGCCGGCGACGAGGATCTCGACATCCTGTTGACCCTGGTGGATTGCCAGATCACCTATCGCTCGCGCTATCTGCTGGCGCCGGTCCTGGCGCCGGTCCGCGACCTCGCCGTGCTCGACGGCTACAATCCGCGTTCGGTGGCGTTCCAGGTGACGACGCTGAACGAGCACATCGCCGCGCTGCCGAGCCTGAAGGAGCACGGACTGATCGAGAAGCCGCAGCGGCTTGCGGTGGCGATGCAGGCGATGCTCGCGACCGCGGAGGCCGAGAAGCTCGAGGTCAAAACCCTGTTCGCGCTGGAGCAGGATCTGCTCAGCCTTGCCGAGGCGATCGGGCAGCACTACTTCCCGCACGGCCCCAATGCCAGCCGGCCGGAAAAGCTGACGGGGCTGGCGTGA